A single window of Nicotiana sylvestris chromosome 5, ASM39365v2, whole genome shotgun sequence DNA harbors:
- the LOC138868358 gene encoding uncharacterized protein, whose translation MVEVFEGGGLGLKRHDPHAGLSEEVKQRFWEGIYEIVRQVPPAEKLFIGGDFNGHIGASAGGYGEVHGGFGFGERKGGGTTLLDFAKAFGLVIANSRFPKRREHLVTFQNGVAKTQIDYLLLRRCDNGLCKDCKVILSKALATQHRLLVIDVGIRLSRRKRSARASPRIRWGALTKDKAQELECRLLAMGAWKSSGDANTMWSATTNCIRASAREVLGVSTGVSGRHKADWWWNEVVQGKVEAKKAAYLKLVGSIGEEERRACMERYKVARK comes from the coding sequence CGCCATGATCCGCATGCGGGCCTATCTGAAGAGGTTAAACAGCGCTTCTGGGAGGGGATATATGAGATTGTGCGCCAGGTCCCGCCTGCCGAGAAGCTATttataggaggagatttcaatggtcatattggggcaAGCGCAGGTGGTTATGGCGAGGTGCATGGAGGATTTGGCTTTGGGGAGAGGAAAGGAGGAGGTACCACGCTGTTGGACTTCGCTAAGGCTTTTGGGTTGGTGATTGCGAACTCTAGATTTCCGAAGAGGagggagcatttggttacttttcaaaatggggtagcgaagactcagattgactatcttcTCCTCAGGAGGTGTGACAACGGTTTGTGTAAGGATTGCAAGGTGATTTTAAGCAAGGCACTCGCGACACAACATAGACTCTTGGTGATAGACGTTGGTATTAGGTTATCGAGGAGGAAACGGTCTGCTCGGGCATCACCGAGAATCAGGTGGGGagccttgactaaggataaagcccAAGAGTTGGAGTGTCGGTTGCTGGCTATGGGAGCTTGGAAGAgcagtggggacgcaaacactatgtggtcagCAACAACAAACTGTATAAGGGCGtctgcgagagaggtgttaggggtctcgaCTGGTGTATCTGGTAGGCATAAAGctgactggtggtggaatgaagtggtccaaggtaaagtggaagcgaagaaggcggCATACCTGAAGTTAGTGGGGAGCATAGGTGAGGAGGAGAGGCGAGCGTGCATggagagatataaggtagctaggaaatAA